A single window of Actinoallomurus bryophytorum DNA harbors:
- a CDS encoding RidA family protein, translated as MSSPEERIRELGLEIPDVVAPLASYVPAARTGSLVYTAGQLPIVKGELAATGKVGAEIDPERATELARLCGLNAIAAIRAEVGELSRVRRIVKVVGFVASAPDFYGQPQVVNGVSDLLGEVFGDAGKHARSAVGVAVLPRDAPVEVELIAEVD; from the coding sequence ATGAGCAGTCCCGAGGAGCGGATCCGGGAGCTGGGACTGGAGATCCCTGACGTCGTGGCGCCGCTGGCCTCGTACGTGCCGGCGGCGCGTACGGGCTCGCTCGTCTACACGGCCGGGCAGCTGCCGATCGTCAAGGGCGAGCTGGCCGCGACCGGCAAGGTCGGCGCCGAGATCGACCCGGAGCGCGCCACCGAGCTGGCCCGGCTGTGCGGGCTCAACGCCATCGCCGCGATCCGTGCCGAGGTCGGGGAGCTGTCCCGCGTACGGCGCATCGTCAAGGTCGTCGGCTTCGTGGCCAGCGCGCCGGACTTCTACGGTCAGCCGCAGGTGGTCAACGGGGTGAGCGACCTGCTCGGCGAGGTGTTCGGCGACGCGGGCAAGCATGCCCGCAGCGCGGTCGGGGTGGCCGTTCTGCCCCGAGATGCCCCGGTTGAGGTAGAGCTGATCGCCGAAGTCGATTAA
- a CDS encoding NUDIX hydrolase: protein MADALRLPDRLAERARDISEGRVEAATPRDASTVILLRDSPAGDGLLVYLLRRVSSMKFAPGAYVFPGGSVDQRDGDLAVGWSGPSPADWGSAFGAAETLARELVCAAVRETFEESGVLLAGPAEDAIVPDTSADDWEADRQALLDRSQSLAELLARRGLVLRGDLLRPWAHWITPEIEERRYDTRFFVAALPEGQRTRDVSTESDRVAWVRPADAVEAAQRGDMRMLPPTLVTLTELTAYDSVSAVLAAQRRVRPRLPSARVTGDGVFLVLPEDVA, encoded by the coding sequence TTGGCGGACGCACTCCGGCTGCCCGACCGGCTGGCCGAACGCGCACGAGACATCAGCGAGGGCAGGGTGGAGGCGGCGACACCACGCGACGCCTCCACCGTGATCCTGCTGCGCGACTCTCCGGCCGGCGACGGCCTGCTCGTCTACCTGCTGCGGCGCGTGTCGTCGATGAAGTTCGCGCCGGGCGCGTACGTCTTCCCCGGCGGTTCGGTGGACCAGCGTGACGGCGATCTCGCGGTCGGCTGGTCCGGGCCGTCACCGGCCGACTGGGGTAGCGCCTTCGGCGCCGCCGAGACGCTCGCCCGCGAGCTGGTCTGCGCCGCCGTACGCGAGACGTTCGAGGAGTCCGGCGTACTCCTCGCCGGCCCGGCAGAGGACGCCATCGTGCCGGACACCAGCGCCGACGACTGGGAGGCCGACCGGCAGGCACTGCTGGACCGGTCGCAGTCGCTGGCCGAGCTGCTGGCCCGGCGCGGCCTCGTGCTCCGCGGTGACCTGCTGCGCCCCTGGGCGCACTGGATCACCCCCGAGATCGAGGAACGCCGCTACGACACCCGGTTCTTCGTCGCGGCGCTTCCCGAGGGTCAGCGCACCCGCGACGTCAGCACCGAGTCCGACCGGGTCGCCTGGGTCCGCCCGGCCGACGCCGTGGAGGCCGCGCAGCGTGGTGACATGCGGATGCTTCCGCCGACCCTGGTGACGCTGACCGAGCTGACCGCGTACGACTCGGTATCGGCCGTCCTGGCGGCACAGCGGCGTGTACGGCCGCGGCTGCCCTCGGCACGCGTCACCGGAGACGGTGTCTTCCTCGTACTGCCCGAGGACGTGGCATGA